In Formosa haliotis, the sequence TGGGATATATTTTAAAAAATCCCGATAATGAAAATTAAAAACAAAATAACATTAATTTTTGTATTACTTGTTGCTACCATGCAACTTGTAATATTCTCTGTTATCTATGTTTTTGCTTGTGATTATAGAAACGATGAGTTTTTTGGAAAATTAAAAAAACGTACACTCATTGCCGAACAGTCTAATTTTGAAAAAGATGGTTTAAGTTCTGAAATTTATGAAGAATTACGCCGAAAACATCTTCAAACCTTACCAAACGAGCAAGAGTACATTTTTAGATCGAATGCCCAATTAAGTAAGATAATTGCAGAAATTAAAGTAAATCTTACTAAAGAGTTTCATTCGGAATTACTTCGGAATAGTTATGCAGAAATTAAAGTAGGAAAAGCCTTTGTGTCTGGTATACAATATAAAGACCAAGATTCATCTTACTTGGTTATACTTACAGCAAATGATGATGATGGTATAAATGAACTTTCCAACCTTAGAAATTTACTCATCTTTATTTTTCTTTTATGCATTTTAGTGTTGTTACTTTTAGGGCGCTTTTTTGCAAAAAGAACTTTAGAGCCATTATCTAAAATTATAGAAAAAGTAAATAATATTCGTGTTACCAATTTACATGAACGTTTATATACTACTAATAATAAAGACGAATTGAGCCAATTAGCAAGTACCTTTAATGGTATGTTGGACCGTTTAGAAACGTCTTTCGAAATACAAAGTAATTTTATTAACAACGCCTCTCACGAATTAAAAAACCCGTTAACAGCCATACT encodes:
- a CDS encoding sensor histidine kinase: MKIKNKITLIFVLLVATMQLVIFSVIYVFACDYRNDEFFGKLKKRTLIAEQSNFEKDGLSSEIYEELRRKHLQTLPNEQEYIFRSNAQLSKIIAEIKVNLTKEFHSELLRNSYAEIKVGKAFVSGIQYKDQDSSYLVILTANDDDGINELSNLRNLLIFIFLLCILVLLLLGRFFAKRTLEPLSKIIEKVNNIRVTNLHERLYTTNNKDELSQLASTFNGMLDRLETSFEIQSNFINNASHELKNPLTAILGQTEIALLKDRSTKEYTKVLRGVETEALRLDALINSLLKFAQTESDEKGLLITPIRLDELILEVKGNIDLINPDNQIEIDFSDFPEDPDYLIIEGNYGLINIALNNVLDNASKFSDNKKVIVKIIATNQVIKIVVTDQGVGIPPDEIKNIYQPFYRAANVRNVKGYGFGLPLTYKIMKLHSGTIEVFSEPNKGTIVTLIFPNRLQKLSVSR